A section of the Pleurocapsa minor HA4230-MV1 genome encodes:
- a CDS encoding response regulator, giving the protein MRILLIDDDEQLMEALASKLIEQRYAVDIANAGEMGWEFILLFDFDLVVLDWMLPDIDGIELCQKIRADGYSMPIMLLTARDRQTDKVLGLDAGADDYVVKPFNFDELTARIRALLRREINVSSPIIEWQDLNLDPKTHEVHVHNQLLPLTPKEYGMIELFMRHPQQVFSPGAIINNLWAGEDPPGEEAVRTHIKGLRQKLKVAGMAKDTIKTVYGVGYRLKSDDDFKASSKSLPTSNAGQDKNATISQIWLKFKDLAFERLADLESLAIALADNCVSDELHAQARSSAHKLAGSLGCFGFPEGSRFAKQIEKLLGHNLSKQVDLEQIVRLTTALNAELQHQPFEETVKDALSKNISLLIVDRTLNTDFDHKLITEANNSGMKTYTAADFVQAQTIIKQQSIDALLYQIAFPDGEDLEFLEQLHQRQPSLPIVAIAQSPQLLDRLNFTRKGGNLILPNSVEPIAAISAVSELLENLGHAAKVLIIDDDPQVLLSLKMSLQPWGFEITTLNKSTEFWEVLEDVEPDILVLDIEMPDINGIELCQILRSDRYWQHLPVLFLSVHQDEKTQNQAFSIGADDYVFKPVTGSILANRILNRLKRSRVK; this is encoded by the coding sequence ATGAGAATCTTACTTATAGATGACGACGAACAGTTAATGGAGGCTTTGGCGAGCAAGCTAATCGAACAGCGTTATGCTGTAGATATCGCTAATGCAGGAGAGATGGGCTGGGAGTTCATTCTGCTGTTTGACTTCGATCTAGTGGTTCTCGATTGGATGTTACCCGATATTGATGGCATCGAACTGTGTCAAAAAATCAGGGCTGATGGCTACAGTATGCCAATTATGCTCTTGACGGCTCGCGATCGCCAGACTGATAAGGTTTTAGGGCTAGACGCAGGGGCAGATGATTATGTAGTCAAGCCTTTTAATTTTGACGAACTTACCGCCAGAATTCGAGCATTACTACGCCGAGAAATTAATGTATCCTCACCAATCATCGAATGGCAAGATCTCAATCTCGATCCTAAAACCCATGAAGTTCATGTTCACAATCAGCTTTTACCTCTGACTCCCAAAGAGTACGGCATGATCGAACTATTCATGCGCCATCCACAGCAGGTATTTAGTCCAGGGGCAATTATTAACAATCTTTGGGCGGGGGAAGATCCGCCAGGAGAAGAAGCTGTTAGAACCCACATCAAGGGATTACGCCAAAAGCTTAAGGTGGCAGGGATGGCAAAAGACACGATTAAAACTGTTTACGGTGTCGGTTATCGCCTCAAGTCTGATGATGATTTTAAGGCAAGTAGTAAATCTTTACCTACAAGTAATGCAGGGCAAGATAAAAACGCAACCATCAGTCAAATTTGGTTAAAGTTTAAAGATTTGGCTTTTGAGAGATTAGCAGATCTAGAGAGTCTAGCCATAGCATTAGCAGATAATTGCGTGAGTGATGAACTACACGCTCAAGCCAGAAGTTCGGCTCATAAACTAGCAGGTTCTTTAGGTTGCTTCGGTTTCCCAGAAGGTTCTAGGTTTGCTAAACAGATTGAAAAGCTACTTGGTCATAATCTGAGCAAGCAAGTAGATTTAGAGCAGATAGTTAGACTGACAACAGCTCTTAATGCCGAACTGCAACATCAACCCTTTGAGGAAACCGTAAAAGATGCCCTCAGCAAAAATATTTCACTGTTAATTGTCGATCGCACTCTCAACACAGATTTCGACCACAAGTTAATTACAGAAGCTAACAATAGCGGGATGAAGACTTATACTGCTGCAGATTTTGTTCAAGCTCAGACCATAATTAAGCAACAGTCGATCGACGCTTTACTCTATCAAATTGCTTTTCCTGATGGAGAAGATTTAGAATTTCTCGAACAGCTACATCAACGTCAACCCAGCTTACCTATAGTTGCGATCGCCCAATCTCCTCAGTTGTTAGATCGCTTGAATTTCACCCGCAAGGGAGGAAATTTGATTTTACCAAATTCGGTTGAGCCAATCGCTGCCATCTCAGCAGTTTCCGAGCTGCTGGAAAATCTCGGTCATGCTGCTAAAGTATTGATTATCGATGACGATCCTCAAGTGCTGCTCTCTTTAAAAATGTCTCTCCAACCTTGGGGTTTTGAGATTACTACCTTAAATAAATCAACCGAGTTTTGGGAGGTTTTGGAAGATGTCGAGCCAGATATTTTGGTGTTAGATATAGAGATGCCAGATATCAATGGCATTGAACTCTGTCAGATTTTAAGAAGCGATCGCTATTGGCAGCATCTACCCGTTTTATTTTTGAGTGTACACCAGGATGAAAAAACCCAGAATCAAGCATTTAGTATTGGTGCCGATGATTATGTTTTTAAGCCTGTAACTGGTTCAATATTGGCAAACCGAATTTTGAATCGTTTAAAACGCAGTCGGGTTAAGTAG
- a CDS encoding DEAD/DEAH box helicase, whose product MKIVPIKALLNNQAERFKTYSEMVGLRRFVWHGDIKASEKKAFIKEPAHILMTTTESLEVMLLSSKVPHAKLFEDLRVVIVDEIHALAGSDRGTHLISVLERLIRFTNNDVQRVGLSATVGNPQDILQWLQGTSQREGCVIDPPHVPSKKDLRIYYQETTRAISEQACQIAQGQKSLFFCQSRSLAEKIAEQMQHKGIDVFVHHSSVSAEERTTAEERFHRGSNTSIICTSTLELGIDVGDLDLVLQANAPSTVSSFLQRLGRTGKRQGQRANTTFFCEDTETVLQAIALIELAKKGWVESVPTNNRVWSVLVHQILALTLQFGAISAEQCWQQLSIVPDFLGISHSEFEHLIAYMVEENFLFLSQGLLSIGDQTEKTFGRRNFIEIYAVFSSPQLYKVLTEAGYIIGSLEQNFVDKLVEEMSSFLLSGKAWVVNYINHQDRTVKVIPAPRGKQPTWGGFIPQLLSFKICQEIKELLLRRDRIPYIDEKVQTFLDEWR is encoded by the coding sequence ATGAAAATAGTTCCGATCAAAGCTTTACTCAACAATCAAGCAGAAAGATTTAAAACCTACAGCGAAATGGTGGGGCTACGACGCTTTGTTTGGCATGGAGATATCAAAGCATCGGAAAAAAAAGCCTTTATCAAAGAACCAGCCCATATTTTAATGACCACCACAGAGTCATTAGAGGTAATGCTGTTATCCTCTAAAGTGCCCCATGCCAAACTCTTTGAAGATCTACGAGTAGTAATAGTTGATGAAATTCATGCTTTGGCTGGTAGCGATCGCGGGACACATTTAATTTCTGTCTTGGAAAGACTAATTCGTTTTACAAATAACGATGTGCAGCGTGTTGGCTTAAGCGCAACCGTTGGTAATCCTCAAGATATTCTTCAATGGTTACAGGGAACATCCCAAAGAGAAGGCTGTGTTATCGATCCGCCTCACGTTCCGTCTAAAAAAGACCTTCGCATTTATTACCAAGAGACCACTAGAGCCATTTCTGAACAAGCTTGTCAAATCGCTCAAGGTCAAAAAAGCCTGTTCTTCTGTCAAAGTCGCTCCTTAGCTGAGAAAATTGCCGAACAGATGCAGCATAAAGGTATTGATGTATTCGTTCATCATAGTTCGGTATCAGCAGAAGAAAGAACCACTGCCGAAGAACGTTTCCATCGCGGTAGTAACACCAGTATTATCTGCACCTCTACTTTAGAACTAGGAATTGATGTAGGCGACTTAGATTTAGTTTTGCAAGCCAATGCTCCTTCTACTGTTTCCTCGTTTCTTCAGCGTTTGGGGAGGACGGGCAAAAGACAGGGACAAAGAGCTAATACCACCTTTTTTTGTGAGGATACAGAGACAGTTTTACAGGCGATCGCTCTCATCGAACTAGCTAAGAAAGGCTGGGTGGAGTCCGTTCCAACTAATAATCGAGTTTGGTCAGTTTTAGTCCATCAAATTTTGGCTCTTACTCTTCAATTTGGCGCAATTAGCGCAGAACAATGCTGGCAGCAGTTATCTATCGTTCCCGATTTTTTAGGCATCAGTCATAGTGAATTTGAGCATTTGATTGCTTATATGGTAGAAGAAAACTTTTTATTTCTCTCACAAGGATTGCTTTCCATTGGAGATCAAACTGAAAAAACCTTTGGTCGTCGTAACTTTATAGAAATCTATGCCGTTTTCAGTAGCCCACAACTCTACAAAGTCTTAACTGAAGCAGGTTACATTATCGGCTCACTAGAACAAAATTTCGTCGATAAATTAGTTGAAGAAATGAGTTCATTTCTTCTAAGCGGAAAAGCTTGGGTGGTAAATTATATCAACCATCAAGACCGAACAGTGAAGGTAATACCTGCCCCTCGTGGAAAACAACCTACTTGGGGTGGCTTTATTCCTCAATTACTTAGCTTCAAGATTTGTCAGGAAATTAAAGAATTGCTTTTAAGACGCGATCGCATTCCTTACATAGACGAGAAGGTACAAACATTTCTCGATGAATGGAGATGA
- a CDS encoding DUF2791 family P-loop domain-containing protein: protein MIKISRHREGVFKFFRGRYGCGKTFMSRLTLNDAQFQGFATSFVVVSDNDLYFHKFDDVYRRVVQELGTNSCPRGALADILDRWIGKVEDSLIAAGADENSSDQSFTQQSSRKI from the coding sequence ATAATTAAAATTAGCAGGCATCGCGAAGGAGTATTTAAGTTTTTTCGAGGTAGATACGGTTGTGGTAAAACCTTCATGTCTCGCTTAACCCTCAATGATGCTCAATTTCAAGGATTTGCCACTAGTTTTGTCGTAGTTTCCGATAACGATCTTTACTTCCATAAATTTGATGATGTTTACCGTCGTGTAGTCCAAGAATTAGGGACGAACTCCTGTCCCCGAGGCGCATTAGCTGATATCCTCGATCGCTGGATTGGGAAAGTAGAAGATAGTTTAATTGCTGCTGGTGCAGATGAAAATAGTTCCGATCAAAGCTTTACTCAACAATCAAGCAGAAAGATTTAA
- a CDS encoding type IV secretion system DNA-binding domain-containing protein, which produces MSYKQQILRGVQLEESANKVQLLLDRLNSKYEESLSGELHLPQLSLAGFRLPRNLEDLGIFCVGSPGSGKTQALAKLISELQQRDDFRIVCFDRNGEFTEGFYRSGQDILFNPTDERSVGWCHHTESASSETIAAALIPLNQTQDPFWPLSARNLLSEIYNLAQTNQEVWWIIAQTNMDQLQTLLAESMFNKYFDAEKTFASIVASATASARFYRQLPDKSENIDFWDWAAGDEKRSLFLPLFERDAQLYKPLYSMAFELIIRGLLSNESRQIKTAIVIDELGALQPLGSLSRLLAEGRKFKATPIIATQTTAQIDQIYGSYERQILLQATATKLILNCRDPDSAKTMAEIYR; this is translated from the coding sequence ATGTCTTATAAACAGCAAATTTTACGAGGAGTACAACTGGAAGAATCGGCTAACAAAGTACAGTTATTACTAGATCGCCTCAATAGTAAGTATGAAGAAAGCTTATCTGGTGAGTTACATCTACCTCAATTATCCCTGGCTGGATTTCGCCTACCACGTAATTTGGAGGATTTAGGTATTTTTTGTGTAGGCTCTCCAGGTTCAGGTAAAACTCAGGCTCTAGCTAAATTGATTAGTGAACTACAACAAAGAGATGATTTTAGAATTGTTTGTTTTGACCGTAATGGGGAATTTACAGAAGGTTTTTATCGCTCAGGCCAAGATATTTTATTTAATCCGACAGATGAACGTTCTGTTGGCTGGTGTCACCACACCGAATCAGCTTCATCTGAAACTATTGCTGCTGCGCTTATTCCACTTAATCAAACTCAAGATCCATTTTGGCCCCTCTCTGCCAGAAATTTGTTGAGCGAGATTTATAATTTGGCTCAAACTAATCAGGAAGTGTGGTGGATTATTGCTCAAACTAATATGGATCAACTTCAGACACTTTTAGCTGAATCGATGTTTAATAAATACTTTGACGCGGAGAAAACCTTTGCTTCGATTGTGGCTTCGGCCACTGCCTCGGCTCGATTTTACCGTCAATTACCTGACAAGTCAGAAAATATAGATTTTTGGGACTGGGCAGCAGGTGATGAAAAACGTTCTTTGTTTCTGCCCCTATTTGAACGGGATGCTCAGTTGTATAAGCCTCTCTATAGTATGGCGTTTGAATTGATTATTCGAGGCTTACTGAGTAATGAGTCGCGACAGATTAAAACGGCGATTGTGATTGATGAATTGGGGGCGTTACAACCTCTGGGTTCTTTATCGCGATTATTGGCTGAGGGAAGAAAGTTTAAAGCGACACCGATTATTGCGACGCAAACTACAGCCCAAATTGACCAGATTTATGGCAGTTATGAACGGCAAATACTGCTTCAGGCTACTGCCACCAAGTTAATTCTCAACTGTCGAGATCCTGATTCAGCCAAAACGATGGCAGAAATTTATCGATAA
- a CDS encoding helix-turn-helix transcriptional regulator, whose amino-acid sequence MNKMYCRLRILMAEQEPPLTQRALISKLGLASHTISKLYGNKFKRVDRETIEKLCDFFNCPLEGEKGLFQMRETNRH is encoded by the coding sequence ATGAACAAGATGTATTGTCGGCTCAGAATCTTAATGGCGGAGCAAGAACCTCCCTTAACTCAACGTGCTTTAATCTCTAAGTTGGGTCTAGCTAGCCATACCATTAGTAAGCTCTATGGCAATAAGTTTAAGCGCGTTGACCGCGAAACAATCGAAAAGCTGTGTGATTTTTTTAATTGTCCTTTGGAGGGGGAAAAAGGATTATTTCAGATGCGAGAAACTAATCGACATTGA
- a CDS encoding AAA family ATPase, whose amino-acid sequence MPEIFVFSGCNGSGKTTLATRILASLNPSPEFVNADIIAAQLNPNDVDAAAIAQCDDDGNVIIIQPEDITPLAEKIKQRQGQTVPKN is encoded by the coding sequence ATGCCTGAAATATTCGTCTTTAGTGGCTGCAATGGTTCTGGCAAAACTACTCTTGCTACCCGAATTTTAGCTTCTCTCAACCCCTCTCCCGAATTTGTTAATGCTGATATCATTGCTGCACAACTGAATCCTAACGATGTTGATGCAGCAGCGATCGCCCAATGCGATGATGATGGCAATGTCATAATTATCCAGCCTGAAGATATCACACCTTTAGCGGAGAAAATTAAACAAAGACAAGGACAAACGGTTCCTAAGAATTAA
- a CDS encoding DUF86 domain-containing protein encodes MDGITFEDFQTDQKTIYAVTSAVVIISESVKSIPISSREQYPQVPWKSITGLGKKLIYHYFDVNLQVLWNTVQEELVILKPIIQEILAQIINNHGDRHNQLTLTIYA; translated from the coding sequence ATTGACGGAATCACTTTTGAAGATTTTCAGACCGACCAAAAAACTATTTATGCCGTTACTAGTGCTGTTGTAATTATTAGTGAATCAGTCAAAAGTATCCCCATTTCGTCACGAGAACAATATCCCCAAGTTCCTTGGAAAAGTATCACGGGATTGGGCAAGAAATTAATCTATCACTATTTCGATGTGAATTTACAAGTACTTTGGAATACCGTTCAAGAGGAGTTGGTGATCTTAAAACCAATTATTCAAGAAATTCTTGCTCAGATAATTAATAATCACGGCGATCGCCATAATCAACTTACGTTAACAATCTATGCCTGA
- the cas5 gene encoding CRISPR-associated protein Cas5: MNSVALYVHVPCATFRTSRSREYGKTYPVPPLSTVYGMLLSLVGETDSQRHCGVRLAIAMLSHPQKSRVLRKMRRFKEKDYGHK, from the coding sequence ATGAATTCAGTTGCTTTGTATGTCCATGTTCCTTGTGCTACTTTTCGCACCTCACGTAGTCGCGAATATGGCAAAACTTATCCTGTTCCTCCTCTCTCTACAGTGTACGGAATGTTACTTTCATTAGTAGGGGAAACTGATTCTCAAAGACATTGTGGAGTTAGGCTGGCGATCGCAATGTTATCTCATCCGCAAAAGTCTAGGGTACTGAGAAAGATGAGACGCTTTAAGGAAAAAGATTATGGTCATAAATAA